In the genome of Quercus robur chromosome 3, dhQueRobu3.1, whole genome shotgun sequence, one region contains:
- the LOC126719294 gene encoding uncharacterized protein LOC126719294: protein MSTACLMNIKQREDETLRAYITRFNKEALSIDEADDKILVAAFTSGLRKGKFLFSLYKNDPKTMTDVLYRATKYVNAEDELLAREERPRKRERQEDTRQDRGRKIAKTGDQHDEKRSKPPTGRFTNFTPLTAPIDQVLMQIKDEGSLTFPGKLKGDSNKRLRDKYCRFHRDHGHDTANCYDLKQQIEALIRKGKLQRFVSRERTDTLEEQAPRRENDRPSPPIGDIRMIVGGTVAAGSSKKARKTYLRMVHSVQLTGSIPKMPRIDNPVINFSEDDARRLHHPHDDALVVSLQIGDYNMHRVLVDNGSSADILYYPAFQQMRIDKERLSPTNAPLVGFGSTKVFPLGAITLAVTAGDYPQQITKEITFLVVDCSSAYNAILGRPTLNSWKAVTSTYHLMIKFSTEYGVGELRGNQVAARECYIAMLEMEDQQQTMCIGNQRALAEPVEELEEVRLDDTRPERTTKIGTLASWPVRQTITTFLRNNQDVFAWSHEDMPGIDPSVMVHKLNVSNSFPPIRQKKRVFAQERDKAIAEEVRKLLEAGFIREVYYPDWLANVVMVKKANRSWRMCVDFTDLDKACPKDSYPLPRIDTLVDSTARHQLLSFMDAFSGYNQIRMDESDQEKTSFVTSQGLFCYKVMPFGLKNAGATYQRLMNKMFVHQIGRNVQVHVDDMLVKSVHEEDHLDDLRETFNTLRSFNMKLNPNKCAFRVTAGKFLGYMVSQRGIEVNPEKVRAIMELEPPRTVKEVQSLNGKIAALNRFVSRATDRCLPFFRTLRKSFEWTDECQTAFNDLKTYFSSPPLLSPSMHGEELYLYLAVSSAAVSAALVREEDGIQKPVYFTSRALRGAEERYPQMEKLTFALVIAARKLKPYFQAHTIIVLTDKPLRKAMNIPEAAGRMALWAIELSEFDIQYRPRTAMKGQAVADFIAEFTLGGDQLVEEKEQWSVHTDGSSNRRAGGAGVVIKTPQGDTIQCMIRLDFPTTNNEAEYEALVAGLDLARAAGAKNIIVHCDSQVVTSQINGDYECKNDRMKRYLEEVKYRINSLEVEFIQVPREENEWADQLAKAASAEFMLVPEQVLSFVQISSLIDDGAKMQVVNSEDN, encoded by the coding sequence ATGTCCACCGCTTGCTTAATGAACATCAAGCAGAGAGAAGATGAGACGCTGCGAGCCTACATAACTCGTTTCAACAAAGAAGCCCTTTCGATTGACGAAGCTGACGATAAAATACTCGTAGCCGCGTTCACTAGCGGGCTACGGAAGGGTAAGTTCTTGTTTTCCTTATACAAGAATGATCCAAAAACCATGACGGACGTTCTCTACAGGGCTACAAAGTACGTGAATGCAGAAGATGAGCTGCTGGCCCGCGAGGAAAGGCCTAGGAAGAGGGAAAGGCAGGAAGACACGAGACAAGACAGGGGGCGAAAGATCGCTAAAACCGGGGATCAACATGATGAAAAGCGCTCCAAACCCCCCACTGGAAGGTTCACCAATTTCACCCCGTTAACCGCCCCGATCGACCAAGTATTgatgcaaatcaaagatgaaGGATCATTGACCTTCCCTGGAAAGTTGAAGGGAGACTCCAACAAAAGACTGAGagacaagtattgtcgctttcACCGGGACCACGGGCACGACACGGCCAACTGTTATGACCtgaagcagcagattgaggccCTAATCAGGAAAGGAAAACTACAAAGGTTCGTCAGCAGGGAAAGAACTGATACACTGGAAGAACAGGCTCCACGAAGGGAGAACGACCGCCCTAGCCCACCCATAGGAGACATACGAATGATTGTAGGGGGTACAGTTGCAGCCGGATCTTCCAAGAAAGCCCGCAAAACCTACCTCAGGATGGTCCATAGTGTCCAACTCACGGGATCCATACCAAAGATGCCGCGAATAGATAATCCCGTCATAAACTTTTCAGAAGATGACGCTCGGAGACTTCACCATCCTCATGACGACGCGCTAGTAGTCAGCCTGCAGATTGGAGATTATAATATGCACCGGGTCCTCGTTGACAACGGCAGTTCAGCAGACATCCTGTATTATCCAGCATTCCAACAGATGAGGATTGACAAGGAACGGTTGTCCCCAACGAACGCCCCACTCGTAGGATTTGGGAGTACGAAGGTCTTCCCTTTGGGCGCGATAACGTTAGCTGTGACGGCGGGTGACTATCCTCAGCAGATCACTAAGGAGATAACGTTTCTCGTAGTCGACTGCTCATCCGCTTACAACGCcatcctcgggcgacccactCTCAATTCCTGGAAGGCGGTAACCTCAACATACCACCTAATGATCAAATTCTCGACGGAATATGGGGTAGGAGAACTGCGGGGGAACCAAGTAGCAGCACGAGAATGCTATATCGCCATGTTAGAGATGGAAGATCAGCAGCAGACGATGTGCATCGGGAACCAGCGAGCATTAGCAGAGCCGGTTGAAGAACTAGAAGAAGTAAGGCTTGACGACACACGGCCTGAACGAACGACTAAGATTGGCACACTAGCCAGTTGGCCCGTACGCCAGACGATCACAACTTTCCTAAGAAATAACCAAGACGTTTTCGCCtggagtcatgaagacatgccaggaATTGACCCATCGGTCATGGTCCACAAGTTGAATGTGTCGAACTCATTCCCTCCAATCCGGCAAAAGAAACGAGTCTTCGCCCAGGAACGGGATAAGGCCATAGCCGAAGAAGTTCGGAAGTTACTGGAGGCAGGTTTCATCCGGGAAGTATATTATCCCGACTGGCTGGCGAATGTCGTTATGGTTAAAAAAGCCAACAGAAGctggaggatgtgcgtagacttcacagacctcGACAAGGCTTGTCCCAAAGACAGCTACCCGCTCCCACGAATAGATACCCTTGTGGATTCGACTGCAAGACACCAGCTCCtcagcttcatggatgctttctctgGCTACAACCAGATCAGGATGGATGAATCTGATCAGGAAAAGACCTCTTTCGTCACAAGCCAGGGATTATTctgctacaaggtgatgccttttggactCAAAAACGCTGgagcaacataccaaaggctaatgaacaagatgtttgtaCATCAGATTGGCAGGAACGTTCAGGTTCATGTTGACGACATGTTGGTTAAAAGCGTGCACGAAGAAGATCACCTAGACGACCTCAGAGAAACATTCAATACGCTTCGATCGTTcaacatgaagctgaatccgaACAAATGTGCATTCAGAGTGACGGCGGGAAAATTCTTGGGTTACATGGTatcccaaagaggaatagaggTCAACCCGGAGAAGGTACGGGCGATAATGGAGTTGGAACCACCAAGGACGGTCAAGGAGGTCCAAAGTCTAAATGGAAAGATTGCAGCactaaacaggttcgtctcaaGGGCGACGGATAGGTGTTTGCCATTCTTCCGCACTCTGAGAAAGTCATTTGAATGGACGGATGAATGCCAAACGGCTTTTAATGACTTAAAGACATATTTTTCGTCTCCACCACTACTCAGTCCGTCCATGCACGGAGAGGAACTCTACCTTTATTTGGCAGTCTCGAGTGCCGCGGTAAGCGCAGCCTTAGTAAGGGAGGAGGACGGGATACAGAAACCCGTCTACTTTACCAGCCGTGCGCTCCGTGGAGCGGAAGAGAGGTACCCTCAAATGGAGAAGTTGACTTTCGCGTTAGTGATCGCTGCGCGAAAACTTAAGCCATACTTCCAGGCGCATACAATCATTGTCTTAACGGACAAGCCGCTGAGAAAAGCCATGAATATCCCAGAAGCAGCAGGAAGGATGGCCTTGTGGGCAATAGAGTTAAGCGAATTTGACATCCAGTATCGCCCGCGGACGGCCATGAAAGGACAGGCAGTGGCCGACTTCATCGCCGAGTTCACACTCGGGGGGGACCAGTTGGTAGAAGAAAAGGAACAGTGGAGCGTCCACACAGACGGATCCTCAAACAGACGAGCCGGAGGAGCCGGAGTAGTGATTAAAACTCCGCAGGGGGACACGATACAGTGCATGATCCGACTGGATTTCCCAACAACCAACAACGAGGCAGAGTATGAAGCCCTGGTTGCGGGGCTAGACCTTGCAAGGGCTGCGGGAGCGAAAAACATAATTGTCCATTGCGATTCACAAGTGGTAACAAGTCAGATCAATGGCGACTACGAATGCAAGAACGATAGAATGAAGAGATATCTGGAAGAAGTGAAGTACCGAATCAACAGCCTCGAAGTCGAATTCATTCAGGTCCCAAGAGAAGAGAACGAATGGGCTGACCAACTAGCAAAAGCTGCATCAGCCGAATTCATGTTGGTTCCCGAACAGGTATTATCATTTGTCCAAATATCTTCACTTATCGATGACGGGGCAAAGATGCAGGTGGTGAACTCTGAAGATAACTAG
- the LOC126719293 gene encoding protein BONZAI 3-like — protein sequence MADKLFLSASNLLDRDITSKSDPMAVMYAKKRDGKLEELGRTEVVLNSLNPAWIEKVTVAFQFEIVQPLVFHVYDVDSKYHNVPVKTLKLNDQEFLGEASCVLSEIVAKQTRSLTLNLNNKNGHTSLRNLGALTIHVEETVSSRSCVEMVVHCSHLDNKDLFSKSDPFLRISRIVESGGFIPICKTEVVKDNLNPIWKPLCLSIQQFGSKDNPLIIECFDFNSSGNHVLIGKLQKSVADLEKLHIERRGANLTLPSPHQDHEKVLKGQLFVDQFCEKQQYSFLDYISSGFELNFMVAVDFTASNGNPRNPDSLHYIDPFGRLNPYQRAIMEVGEVIQFYDSNRRFPAWGFGGRTIDGTISHCFNLNGSTGAFEVEGVEGIMAAYARALHNVALAGPTLFGPVINTAAQIAGQSVSYNSNKYFVLLIITDGVITDLQETKDALVRASDLPLSILIVGVGGADFREMEVLDADNGRRLESSTGRVATRDIVQFVPMREVHGGQIYVVQALLEELPGQFLTYMRCRDIKPSPLHAASSPQLLLD from the exons ATGGCGGATAAG TTATTTCTATCTGCATCTAACTTGCTTGACCGTGACATCACTTCAAAG AGTGATCCAATGGCTGTGATGTACGCAAAGAAAAGAGATGGAAAACTAGAGGAGTTAGGTCGCACTGAGGTTGTATTGAATAGTTTGAATCCTGCATGGATAGAAAAAGTTACAGTTGCATTCCAGTTCGAGATTGTGCAGCCATTGGT ATTTCATGTATATGATGTGGATTCAAAATATCATAATGTACCTGTGAAG ACGCTAAAATTGAATGATCAAGAATTTCTTGGAGAGGCTTCTTGTGTTCTATCTGAG ATAGTGGCTAAACAAACTCGGAGTTTAACCCTAAATCTCAATAACAAAAATGGGCATACGAGCTTGAGGAACTTGGGGGCACTCACTATCCATGTAGAGGAAACAGTTTCTTCGAGGAGTTGTGTTGAGATGGTAGTCCATTGTTCCCACTTGGATAACAAGGACCTATTCTCTAAAAGT gatCCTTTCTTAAGAATATCTAGAATTGTTGAGAGTGGAGGCTTTATTCCAATATGCAAAACTGAAGTGGTGAAGGACAATTTGAATCCAATTTGGAAACCCCTATGCCTGAGCATACAGCAGTTTGGAAGTAAG GATAACCCATTAATTATAGAGTGCTTTGATTTCAATAGCAGTGGCAATCATGTGCTTATTGG TAAGCTCCAGAAGTCGGTGGCAGACCTGGAAAAACTTCATATAGAAAGACGTGGTGCAAATCTCACCTTACCATCTCCTCATCAGGATCATGAGAAG GTTTTGAAGGGACAGCTATTTGTGGATCAATTTTGTGAAAAGCAACAGTACAGTTTTTTGGATTACATTTCCAGTGGATTTGAGCTGAACTTTATGGTTGCTGTTGACTTTACAG CCTCAAATGGAAATCCTCGGAATCCAGATTCTTTACACTACATTGATCCTTTTGGCCGGTTGAATCCTTATCAACGG GCTATAATGGAGGTTGGGGAGGTCATTCAGTTTTATGATTCCAATAGGCGCTTTCCTGCTTGGGGCTTTGGAGGAAGAACAATTGATGGTACCATATCACATTGTTTTAACTTGAATGGAAGTACAGGTGCCTTTGAG gtTGAAGGAGTTGAAGGCATCATGGCTGCTTATGCAAGGGCTCTCCATAATGTTGCCCTGGCAGGACCCACTTTATTTGGCCCAGTGATTAACACAGCTGCACAAATTGCTGGCCAGTCCGTCTCGTACAACAGCAACAAATACTTTGTCTTGCTCATTATTACG GATGGAGTCATTACAGACCTGCAAGAAACAAAAGACGCTTTGGTCAGGGCATCCGATCTGCCTCTATCTATCCTTATAGTCGGAGTGGGAGGTGCAGATTTTAGAGAAATGGAG GTTCTTGATGCTGACAATGGAAGACGGTTAGAGAGCTCTACAGGTCGTGTGGCTACACGTGACATCGTGCAGTTTGTTCCAATGCGAGAAGTGCATG GTGGGCAGATTTATGTGGTCCAGGCTCTATTGGAAGAGCTACCTGGACAGTTTTTGACATACATGCGTTGTAGAGATATCAAGCCAAGTCCTCTCCATGCAGCCTCAAGCCCTCAACTTCTGCTTGACTAA